The genomic interval GAGCGCATGGGTCGTACTGATCGTTTGTGAAGACATCACCCCGCGCAAGCAAGCGGAACACGAAATCCGCCGGCTCAATGAAGAATTGGAACAGCGCGTGATCGCGCGCACGCTAGCATTGCAGGAAAGTGAAACGAAATTCCGCACCCTGGCAGAAATGGCGACAGCCGGAATTTTCATTTACCAAGATGGCCGGCTGCGTTACGTCAACCCCGCGACACAACAAATCACAGGATACACGCAAGCGGAACTGATGGTGCGGGATCCCTGGGGTCTGTTGCCGCCGGAACGCCAGCCGGAGGCGCGCACACGCGGCCTGGCGCTGGAGCGCGGCGAAGCCGTGCCCACACACTACGAATTGCAAATGATCACCAAACACGGCGCGAAACGTTGGATCGATTTCACCGCCCGCCTGATCGAATTCGAAGGCCGGCCCGCGATATTGGGAACGGCTTTGGACATTACCGCGCGCAAAAATCTGGACGCACAATTGCAAAAATATACTGAAGACTTGGAGGGCTTGATCGCCCAGCGTACTGCGCGCATTCAAGAATTGGAGCGGCAGCGTGCCGAACAGGAAAAGCTTGCTGTGAGCGGGCGCATGGCGGCGCGCATTGCACATGAGATCAATAACCCGCTCGGCATCATTCAAAATGCCGCCAAGCTGGTGGGCCGTGCCGTGCCGCAAGACCACCGCCATTTCGCATATGTCGGCTTGATCGAAAAAGAAATTGCACGCATCGCACGCATCGTCCGGCAAATGCTCGATCTCCATCGGCCGCAGCGCCAATCGCCCAAAATCTTTCGGCCCAGCCAAACCATCGCCGATGTCATGGCGTTACTGCAGCCGCGCGGCGAGGAATTCAACATTCGCCTCGAGCACGATTTGCAGCGCGCCCATGCCACGGTCAACCTGCCCGAAGACATTTTGTGGCAAATTCTTTATAACGTAATCGTCAATGCCATCGAAGCCTCCGCCGCCGGAGGCCGGGTTCACGTCTCTGCCGCCGTGGCGCCGGAACACTTGCGGGTCGAGGTAACGGATCAAGGTCAGGGCATACCGGAGGACATCAAAACCCGCATTTTCGAACCATTTTTCACAACCAAAAGCACCTCCACCACCGGCGGCATGGGCTTAGGCCTGGCGATTTGCAAAAGCCTGCTCGACGCTCTCAACGGTGAAATCGGCTTCCAGAGCAACGGAAACAACGAAACTATTTGCACGATTGTGATCCCGCTGGCGCAACCTCCGGACAACGAGTCGCTTCGTTAAATCGTCAGAAAGCGCCGGCCAACACAGCATCCGTACCGCCATCACAGCAGAATAACAAATGGAGACACACATGTCTGAGTTGGGTAGAATTTTGATTGCGGATGATGAAGTCGGTTTCGCCGCCGTCACCGCCGACCTGTTGCGCGAGGAGGGATATTTCTGCGAGTGTGCGGAAGACGCTTATCGGGCCAAAGCCTTGCTCTCCGCCCAGGAGTATGACTTGCTGATCGCGGATATAAAAATGCCGGGCAATGACGGGCTGGAACTTGTCGAGTCGATATCGGCCCTTGCAGAGAGCATCCCGGTCATCTTGGTCACGGGCTATCCTTCACTCGACACAGCCATCAAGTCCACGCGGCTGTCGGTTGCCGGCTATTTGGTGAAGCCCACGCCCTTTGAAGACTTGCTGCAATTGGTGCGGGAAGCCGTGATGCGCGCGCATGCCTCGCGCTTGTTAACGAAAGCGCGCAACCAACTGCAACACACGCAGCAAGAGTTGAATGCTTGGGGAAATTTGAAAACCCTGACGGCCCCCAAAACCTCGTTGGCCGAGATCGACATCTTTTTACATCACGCCATTCGTAATATCGTTGCCAACGTGACGGACTTGAAAAATCTCACACAAGCGCTGGCACAGAACAGGCCAAAACAACAGGTATGCCAACTTCTCAATTGCCCGCGGCAGATTGAGTTGGCGCAGGCAATCGCCGAGGCTGTTCGAGTTTTGGAAAAAACCAAAAATTCATTCAAATCCAAAGAACTGGCGGCGTTGCGGTTGAATCTGGAAAGGGTGCTCAATGCGACACATGAACACGCCGCAAACACGATTGTCAAGTCTGACTGACATCACAAAATCCGTGGCCTATTTTTTCCGCAACTTTCAGGCTGTGAAGTATATTTCAGCAAATGCATTGCACGAGCAGCGTTCGGATGGGGTCGTTAGTCTGAGCTTTTTGCGTTGAAGTCGCGCGGCGTCCATCTACAAATCATTTGAGATGGCCTTGTCGGACAAGACCTGGGCTTGTAAGTCGAAGGCGCAATCAAACTACACATGACTCATGTGGGTTTGATTGCGCCTTTTTTGTTGATAGGAGTCGCCTTGAACAACTTACTCATTTTCTTTAAGCCGCTAATCACCGCGAATGGCCGCTGATGCTTTTTAATTCGCAGTGATTCGCGTCTATTCGCGGTTGGAGATTGAGAAAGTTATTTGATTGTCGCTCCTAGTACTACAGCGTCAAGTCGAATTCTACGGCACAGACAAATAGCTCCAAAAAGGCGAAATGTAAAAACGAAGGACAACGCCCTGGAAAATCTTCAATATTTTAGGCGTGGTTAAAATAGTGTTTGCGACAATATTTCAGCTTCAACAGTTTTGCACTTGCTCCCAAATGCCGGCCGCAAACCAAACACCTCCCTGAACTTTCGCGCCGCGCCTGGCGATCCTGTTCGAGTGGTGCTGACCTATCCATTGCAGCGTCAGGCGCGCCAAGTTCGGGCGACGGATTGGCGATTTTTTGATCATCTTCGTCAAGCATTTGCTCGCCCAAAAGCTCGCCCGCGATTTGTTTGAGAATATTGTCAACCACGCGCGAGCTTTTTCTCGGTGCAGCAGTATTATCCATCTCAACCACATTATCTTGGGCCTCTGGCTGCGACAGATCGCGCTGTTGATAAACAGTTTCGATCTTCAAAGGGGCTGCATCCACGACGTTCTCGGGAACGGCGTACGGCTTTTCCAGCGTCACGCCGCTTCCCAACGCTCGTGGCGAAACGGAGCGTTCGTAGGGCTTTTTCCGGGCTTGCGCCTGGTACGACGGCGCTGCACTGCTGCTGCGGCCGTGCGCCTGCTTGCGCGAAATGGGCCGCGGAATTGGCCGTGGTTCTTCATTCAAATCGCGAATATCAAACTCGATCGCTTGCTCTGCGGCGCCGCTTGTGATCTTACCCGCGGGCCGCGGCGTGATCATCCGGCCCCAAAACCTGAGACTGCCGGTTTCATCTCCAGTGACGAGAATCGTGCCGTCCGGGCTAAACGCGCTCGTGGTCAAATCGCCGGCAATCACATGAGCCAGCTTGCCGTCGTGCACATTCCACAACTTGATGCTGCGATCCTGAAAGTCGGTTGCCGCGAGAATGGTTTCGTCCGGACTGAAGCGCACAGCCGTAATGCCCGGTGAAAACGGTGTAAGATTGTGCAGCAATTTGCCGTCGGTCGCATCCCAGATCTGCAGCGACTGGCCGTAATTCACCGTTGTCAGAATCGATCCGGAAGAGCTGAGCGCCAGCCAGCTTATGTTGCCGGTTTTGGCGGGAAGCGCGTACAGCAATGCGCCATCTTCGACCTGGTAAAAACGAACACTGCCATCATTCGCGCCGGTAATCAAAATCTTGTCATTGACGCTAAACGCCAGGCTGTGCGCTAAACCGGAGCATCCCAAAAAGCGATTGCGCAAAGTGCCCTGCTCCACGTCCCACAACATTGCTGTATTATCCGGGCTGCCGGTGGCCAGCATTGTGCCGTCATGGTTGAAAACCACGGTGTCGACACTGCTCTTGTGACCGCTCAAGCGCTGCGTCATACGGCCGTCGCTGACACGCCACAGCGTGGCGTCGCGATTGTTGCTGCCGATGGCCAGCAAACTGTCATTCGGGCTGAACGCCAGGCATTGCACCGGCACACCGGGTTCGCCGATTTCCCGCAGCAATTGTCCTTTCGCGACATTCCACAGCTTAACCATTCCCTTACGATCGACGCTCGCTAGAATGGCGCCGTTGTGGCTGAACGTCAACTCGCTGATGGCGTCGGTGTGCCCTTGCAAGGTGAAGAGAAGCTGGTTGTCGCTCAAGCGCCAAATCCGCACCGTGCGATCGGCGCCGCCGCTGGCCAAATGATTACCATGCGGGCTGATGGCGATAACATTGACACGGCCGT from Cytophagia bacterium CHB2 carries:
- a CDS encoding PAS domain S-box protein, which codes for SAWVVLIVCEDITPRKQAEHEIRRLNEELEQRVIARTLALQESETKFRTLAEMATAGIFIYQDGRLRYVNPATQQITGYTQAELMVRDPWGLLPPERQPEARTRGLALERGEAVPTHYELQMITKHGAKRWIDFTARLIEFEGRPAILGTALDITARKNLDAQLQKYTEDLEGLIAQRTARIQELERQRAEQEKLAVSGRMAARIAHEINNPLGIIQNAAKLVGRAVPQDHRHFAYVGLIEKEIARIARIVRQMLDLHRPQRQSPKIFRPSQTIADVMALLQPRGEEFNIRLEHDLQRAHATVNLPEDILWQILYNVIVNAIEASAAGGRVHVSAAVAPEHLRVEVTDQGQGIPEDIKTRIFEPFFTTKSTSTTGGMGLGLAICKSLLDALNGEIGFQSNGNNETICTIVIPLAQPPDNESLR
- a CDS encoding response regulator, producing the protein METHMSELGRILIADDEVGFAAVTADLLREEGYFCECAEDAYRAKALLSAQEYDLLIADIKMPGNDGLELVESISALAESIPVILVTGYPSLDTAIKSTRLSVAGYLVKPTPFEDLLQLVREAVMRAHASRLLTKARNQLQHTQQELNAWGNLKTLTAPKTSLAEIDIFLHHAIRNIVANVTDLKNLTQALAQNRPKQQVCQLLNCPRQIELAQAIAEAVRVLEKTKNSFKSKELAALRLNLERVLNATHEHAANTIVKSD
- a CDS encoding WD40 repeat domain-containing protein, with the protein product MSLFHLGSKLTWEQYLRVSSFVKDLKGNIRQSSKQAPVPVPEQTRALVASSYALEKKYGPSYDAVTNTIESDFGKIDVALKASGEAIHALRNSFDYHMALVVEQLRLQSQTMLNLEKRLDAIHATLENPVLTQAKEFYRIGCERLVKGLLDKALEAFLESEKKDDTNFMTQLLIGKLYLYGINEECNLIDLAKAERHLRAAGRYAKAEMKLLPEASQFAGEALLHAAISCYAQADMQGKNGNKIEAGRLIQESLSLSKMAGQIYPQLSESHYHTAKMAALIGDGRTAATVLEKAISLNEEYCLKAEVDPSFRYTRKEITDLFKQLRQKSGDELGYKLQKVERILTDWVYLSEEAKNAEADMHRILKEAKSCISRHTYFDNRDAMSLLQQIELIFQSLLVHKLGLHKMSAHYGRVNVIAISPHGNHLASGGADRTVRIWRLSDNQLLFTLQGHTDAISELTFSHNGAILASVDRKGMVKLWNVAKGQLLREIGEPGVPVQCLAFSPNDSLLAIGSNNRDATLWRVSDGRMTQRLSGHKSSVDTVVFNHDGTMLATGSPDNTAMLWDVEQGTLRNRFLGCSGLAHSLAFSVNDKILITGANDGSVRFYQVEDGALLYALPAKTGNISWLALSSSGSILTTVNYGQSLQIWDATDGKLLHNLTPFSPGITAVRFSPDETILAATDFQDRSIKLWNVHDGKLAHVIAGDLTTSAFSPDGTILVTGDETGSLRFWGRMITPRPAGKITSGAAEQAIEFDIRDLNEEPRPIPRPISRKQAHGRSSSAAPSYQAQARKKPYERSVSPRALGSGVTLEKPYAVPENVVDAAPLKIETVYQQRDLSQPEAQDNVVEMDNTAAPRKSSRVVDNILKQIAGELLGEQMLDEDDQKIANPSPELGAPDAAMDRSAPLEQDRQARRESSGRCLVCGRHLGASAKLLKLKYCRKHYFNHA